In Gracilinanus agilis isolate LMUSP501 chromosome 1, AgileGrace, whole genome shotgun sequence, the sequence ctgtgtgaccctgggcaagtcacttgacccccattgcccacccttaccactcttccacctatgagacaatacaccaaattaagggtttaaaaaaaaacaaaacaaaacattgagaGGATTTGAGTTCCTTCAGCTTTACTCTGGTGGCCCAACCATCCTGCTGAGGGGGTGGTCTGGAGTTGCTGCAAAAGAGAACCAAGTAGCTCCCTCCCCACCCTCATGGCACAGACTCATTTTTGTCTAAAGCCATGCTGTGGGCCTTTggaatatacatgtatgtattcaGGATGGAACTGAGCTTTTTCTTGGAAGAAATCCCAGGCTGCCACAGTTACCCATCTGCTTCTTGGAATCCAGGCTCTCCCTCTCTACCCCAGAGAAAATGGTCTGCTTAAGCCCACTCCCAAGGCAAAGGCATCTAGTAAGCCTCTGTTCACTTTGGGGGGTGCGAGGGGAAGGGTTTCCCTAGTATTCTTTTACAATTGATTCAGGCCCAATCAGTGGACACCCACTTTATTACTGGCAGGTTCTTGGTGCCACCAAAAGTGCTACCATAAATACTTGTCTTGTGGGACCTTTCCCAGGGATTTTGACCCACCTGGGGCACAGTAGTAGGTGACGTCACTGTGAAGCTATACAAAGAAGGTGCTTTATAGATGTTTATTGACGTTAAAGATCCTGGCCATTTAGGACCTTTTCTAGAATGATTTTCCAGGAAGGTGGGGTCCTATCAGAGCTCCACAAACCCTGGCCGTCCTTTATCTCTCCCAACATTGCCTGTTTTCATCTTTTCTCATGCTTGGCAATGTGATGGATACGAGCTAAAACTTCGCAGTTCTTTGAATGGGCATTTTGCCCAGCGGTTGTTGGTAACTACTCTTCTGACAACTGTTCTTATCCTTTAGCCACTTATCTGTAGGAGAAGAGTTCTTAGTCTTCCTCCTGGCCAGCGTGAACCCCTTTCTTGCTcaaatgatcccattccatcctcccccccccccccatccagtAGGTCCCTTTCCTCTGTCACTGTTACTCTTCCACCTATTTTCCGTCTTCCCCTCTCCTACCAACAAGTGTGCCTGTGTCTCTCCCCTTTCCTGTAAAAACCTCCCTCGTGTCTGCGGTGGCTGTTACTCTCATCCTtcatctcttctgccctttgtggctAAATTCGGGGGGGAGGCCACCCACAATCAGTGTCTCCTTATTCCACCGATGCTGCTCTCTCCCAAATTCCTAATGATTTCTTGGTGGGCAGTCTAACGGGCACTGGCTCCCCATGGCCTCTGGGCTGCACTCCGATCTTCTCTTGTCTCCCTCTCTGACCCAAGGGGCCCCGGCTTTCAGGGCTCTGTCcaggcagatgattctcagatctagcCGCCCTGCCTGCCCCCTGCTGACCCCCGGCGTGAGGGTCCCCTTTGAAGCTTCACACTCGGGTCCCCCACAGCTCCCCATCCACCAGCTGCTGCAGCCTCCCAATTCCGGGGCGTCCCCCTTACATGATCCCCAGCGCAGCCCGTACTCGCCAGTACGGGGTTTTGCGCCTtaaccctttcctcctcccccagtGAGCGCTCCCTCATCACAGCGGCGGACCTTCGGTCTCCCCTCCCGCAGCGGAAGCGCCTGTGGGAACTCTTTAACCATTGGGATGctgccctcctttcctccctattGCGCCAGCCTGGGTGCCCCCGAGCCCCACCCAGCGGGCTTCGGCCGGCTGGCGGTCTGCACGTGCGCACTGAGCGGTCCCGACGGCAGGACTACGCTTCCCAGAAGGCCGTGCTCGCCCCGCGCACTTTCCCGAAGTTCAGGGCTGCGTTCCGCAGGAGTCCCTTCGATCCGGGCCAGAGCGCGCCTGCACAGGATTGGCGGACCACGAAGCCTCGAGAAGCAGGTGTCTGGGGCCATTTCCGCCAGCCTCGCCTCTCTGCGGCCCGGCACAAGCGCGCTACGTCACGTCCACCCTCGGGCCTGGGGCGCCGCCGCCGCCAGGACACGAGCCCCAAGTCTTGCTTCGGAGGGAGGGACAGTCGGAGGCTTGGCTGGCCAGACGCCGGGATGTCGGAGGCGGCGGAAGGGCTGGAGCCGGGTTTCGGAGGCTGAGGAGAGAGAACAGGAGAAAGGAGCTGCGCTCGGCGCATGCGCTGCCGGACTCTCTGCCCCTTCGGCAGCCTATTAGTAATTTCTGTGGGGCGGGGCTCGTTTTCGTGGCCAATCAGCGGGCACGCCTTGTACGTCCCGCCCCTCCCTGGGGCAGAGAGGCATCCCGGGCTGCTGTTGGGGGGGAGGGTCCCCTTTGGCGGAAGGGTAAAGTAGAAACTCTtcctcctggattcaggtcgggGGAGATCACTGGCCACGGTTCCTTCTCGGGTACGGAAGGTTCATTCCCTGCCGGGAGCAGCGCGGGGTCCCCAAGGCTCACGGCCTCGGGACGGCCCCGCCCCccagaggaggagcaggagggtGATGGCCCCGGCCTGGACCGCCTCCGTACGCCAGGTGAGGGCACTCACTCCTGGCGCCGGCCGGACCGTATGGGGTGGTGCCAGGTTTGAGGTTTGGGTGCCCCTCCACCCCCCGCCCCCGAGCTCTGGGCCTCCAGGGAGCCCCGCTGGGCAGACCCCCGCCCCGGGAGGCCCCTCCAGGAGTCCCCGGCGCCGTCCCACGGGTGCACCGACTGCGAGGCTGGCAGAGATCTGGGCTTCGGCCCCTTCCCTCCTTCCGAAGAGTCTGAAGTAGGCAGGAAtggataaatgctggagggggtcGGAGCCTGGACTCAGGAGgaggcctgagtttgaattctgccccttccccccccccaggtGTGTAACGGGAGGGCTGGAAGCCAAAGGAGATAATCTGGGGAAGGTCCTGGCGCGTGCAGCCCGCCTTTTAGCTGGTTTTGTCCTATTACGTCTCTGCGGGCGATTCCCACACCCTCCCTTTCCCACAATTCTTCACTTTCGTTTTCCCTCCCAGCCCAGGGATCTCCCCGCCCCAGCACAGAGCAGGCAGGACTCCCCACAGTAGGGCCCTTTTGCCCCCATTTTTCCTTCTGGATGGCATTGATAGGAAGATTTGGGAGCAAACGAAGCTTTTCAGTGGGTCGCCGACCTCCTGGGAGAATGATGGGCGCAAAGGGCTGACCAGCTCCTGGACTTTTCCAGAATTCTGACTTGTTTCCGGGAATGGCGAATGAATTCCTGGATCCACCAGCCAGgcctctccttcctctgaattaGTTGGCAGGGCGGCCATTCTGAGCTCGAATCTTGGATGGCCTCAGGtcactttaaaaacatttatttgtgtttttgaaaaataattgttattggccttcctcctttccccaatgCTTAGATTTCCCCCTCTATCTCTCTTCTTCTATCAAGAGCCATACAGTGTAACATACTATAGTTTAAGGAAAAAGAACGGCAAAACCAATTAACATGCCCCCAAATCCCGGAAGTATATGCATTGTTCCCAGAGTGGAGTGGGActgtcttctcatctctcttctttggaGGCTTCctggatctttttctttttttgtttcagttCTGCGGACTCCTCATGATCCcgtttgggcttttcttggcaaagatagtgcagtggtttgccatttctttttctagctcattttacagacaaagaaactgaggcaaacagggttaaataatttgctagagccacacagctaataattgtctgaggccggatttgaatgtGGATCTACTCAATTCCTGGCCTGGTATTCTACCACTGCTTCACCAAGTTGCTTGATTGTTTTGTAGATTGTTCTATTTGCATTGTTGTAAACACTGTATACATTGGGTTCTTGGTTCTGCCAACTTCCCTGCATCAGTTCAAACtgatctttccattcttctcttccttttcacagCCTAATTGTTTCTTCACTCACCATACAATTCTGTTAGTTGTATGCCACCATCTGTTTGCCCATTCCTCCATCACTGGCCATCTTCTTTGCCAACACAGAAAGTCCTGCAGTAAATGTTTGACTGTATTTGGATTGTTCTTTTTATCCATGACCTACTTGCTTTAGAGTAGAATCTGTGGATCAGAGGACATGGATTCGTCCTTTTGatcactttatttgtataattgcaaaataaaatgggaaaacttTCACTAATACTTTTTTAAAGATTTGGTCACATCTTTCCCCAACTTTGCCTTGCAACAAAGAAAACagtcttcctggcttcctctTCCCAATCTCTTCATTGTTGTTATGATGTCTAGATTGGCTTTCACCACACATCGGTTCATACACTGTTCATACATTATTTAGATCATCCTctgtttctcttcattcttttgtGCAATAATAGAACTTTTATCATTTCCAAATCAGTTGCCATccactttttttcctattttttgctaCCACGAAAAGCACAGATTTGAATATTTTGGTTTATGGCTGAGCTttctggttggttggttgtttttgaAATCCCAATCTGTGGTATATTGCTTAAATGAGGTCATTCAACCAAAGCACATCAGTAGTTAGCCACATTTCTCATAGAATTCTAAAACATCGAGTAGAGTAGAACCACTTTACACCTTTACTAATAGTGTATTCATGTATTCATTTCGTAAAATGAATTTCTTCATGTTCTTACACAACTTATCTATTGGAAAACAGGTCTTAGGCACTTCCCTATAGATTTGTGGAGTGTGTTCAGGTTTTTTCAGATGTTTGATgtaatgttttgttttggctTTCTCTAGTCCAACCTATCTTTTCTTCTCATGACTTTTTACCTTTAGATTACTTACTGTGTTGTATGGTATAAGGTGTTGGTCCAAATCTGTATCCTACTAATGGGATAGTAACTTTTGGGAAAATTCATTCTGAAAGGCTCAGTAGATACATAATCTCTTACAGCATAAGAATAGTCATCTTTTACTCCTCAGTTCCAGGTTTCTCATCAGGAAAGAATTGTTTTCTTACTTAATTtaataaccttttttttccttgtacttcggtgtattgtctcataggtggaagagtagtaagggtgggcaatgggggtcaagtgacttgcccagggtcacacagctgggaagtggctgaggccgggtttgaacctaggacctcctgtctctaggcctgactctcactccactgagctacccagctgccctttaataaccttttttaaaaaatcatgatagAAGATGCTTAGAGGTAAAGGGTAGGTAATTAATGTTGAGATTCAAATGAATTCAgagtaatatattttattctggcCTCTTCTCATCCTTATTgcataattttaagaaatttaagtttttgctttttgaaaagtaaatttatttctcttgccAAATTTCTTGGTTAAGAAACTCTAGGAATTGATAACTACATTTGGGAGTGAATCAACTTAGGGTTTCTCTCTAGACATCCTGTGGATTGGATTCTCTTTATTTGCATTGGCAAGGCAACTTGAATATGACAgagattctttgtttctttttgtttgtttttgtcactTATATAAATAACCTGAGAATGCCTGCAATATTCTAAACACATGGTACTCCTGCCTCTGCCCATTATTAGGGTGGACatattttctcttatctcttcatGGGGGGGGGGCTCACCTGTACTctttataatttagaaatattcatttgTGGTTGTTATGTGATTATTTCCACTCACGTTGttgtaatcattgtgtatattgccTTCTTGGTGCTACTTTCTTGGGGTATTGAATGTTGAGTTATTCTCTCTTATGAGGGATCTGCAAAGTTTCAATGCTCTCAAAGTGGTCTGATCTACTGTAAAGACTGATTGCTGACTTCCTGGTCTGAGGTCACCCAAGTCCCTGACCTGGGTTGGGGTTTGAGCAAGAATAAGCTTCTGTTGGACTTGGACAGCTGGGAAATTCTACTGATTTAGAGGGAGAGAACTATAAGCTTCCTTTGGGGATTCTTGCCCTGGTTCCACAGGCTTCAGTCTAGGCTGGAAATTAGAGCTGAGCCCCTACACCCTGCTGGGAAAGGAGATGGGTCTGGGGGGAATGGGAACATAGACTCCTGGTTATTcagattttaattttgtttttttcctgctggttacttccctttttttttgaaCTGGAAAAATCTACTTACTGATTATTGGGATCCTTTTTTTCTTGTTacctttttataaaaaaagttttctgtAAGTCTTATTTGTATCTTCTCTTTGAATCCCTCAGgcctaccacagtgcctggcatgtgggagatgctgaataaatgcttattgaccatTTTAAAGAAGTGCAGGGAGGTTTCTGTTAGGGTCAAAAGAATAAGGCCCAGACTTCAGTTGTGTCCCTCCCTGCCCcgcagggttgtggtgaggaaaaTGCTTGGTAAGTCTTTGTCCTTTGTTGTAGGATTCAGGATTGGGCACACACCGGGCTACAGGAGCCCACTGTGGCCAGAATACTCCTGAGAAGCCCTCAACAGTTCCCACCCACTGACCCCTCTCCACAGGGGCACAGGAGGGAGAGCCTGTGGGGAGTCAAAAGTGTCTTTGGCGTTTCAGGAGTCGGTGACCTtccaggatgtggctgtggacttcacccctGAGGAGTGGGGGTACCTGGCCCCATTCCAGAAGGAGCTCTACCGGGAGGTGACGCTGGAGAACTTCTGGAACCTCGTGTGCCTGGGTGAGGCCCGCAGGCTGCTCCTGGGACTCGGGGAGTCCTTGCTTCCTCCCTTAGCGGATGCCTGGGAGCATCATGGGGTGACTGAACAGTTGTGTTTGAGCAGAGACTCCAGGTGGCTAATTCTCTTATGGCCAAGGCAAAGAGGGTTCCTGAGCTACCTGTCCCCTGGAAGGTCTTGGTTGGTACCCCTGGGGCCCGGCAGTTTGAGGGATTGGCTTGTTTTTGAGCTGGCACCTCTCCCATTGCTCAATTCTTAGGCCCAAATTCGTAGAGCCGGGGCCCAGGATTGGACTCAGGGGGGCTGTCTGTTCCCAGCACTTTCTTATTTTCAATGGATAGGACTTGAAGTTTCCAAACCGGATGTGATCAGCCAGCTGGAGCGAGGGGAAGCACCTCAGATCCCAAAGGAGGCCCCAGGAAGCGGCACTCAAGGTGAGTAAGTTGAGTCCCAGGAACGCCACAGATCAGGTGACCGACCACCTTCCAAGACCTCAGAGGctccctatctgtgtgaccctggatcaGTCTCTTAACCCTGACACTAAGAAGGTAAGGCCTCACTTCTGCAGGTTGTGCTCCTGGAAGGCCAGCCTGCGTCTCCTCCTTCCTTTGTACCCTCAGCCCCTTGGACAGGGCCTTTCACacagaaaacactttgtaaaggACTTGATGGATTGCTTCATTTGGGGTTAGAGGATGACGAGAAAGGCGTCAGCAGCAGGTGGGacaagggagaaggagaaggggcgccCGACAGGGACAGAGCAGTGCTAAGAGCACTCCAGAAGGAGAGGGGCCCCGGGGTCACGGGTACCTGATCCCCGGTTTGCCAGGCTCGAGAACGGGGACAGACGGAGCGATTCAGTGAAGTGGTAGAACCGTGTGTTGTGGGAGGCCAGGGAGCTGGCGGCAGACCTTGGAGCTCCTAAGCTGGAAGACTTCCCCAAAGGGCATTTACCTACGGGGCCACCAGCTAATGCGTTCCAGTTACTGATGCCCCCcatgggtggcacagtggatagagcactggccctggagtcaggaaaaacctgagttcaagtctagcctcagacacttcctggtcaTCTCTGGCTGCCTGagttttctcctctgcaaaatggggatcataCAGTGTGTAGACAGCTGTGGAGGAACAAAGGCTATTCCAGAGAAACTGGGGCCAGTGTCAGAGGAAAGCCCCCAGAATGAAGGCCTGAGAGGGGCTTCTCATAGAAGGAGGACCTGGGCTGAGACCTGAAAGAAGCTGGAGGGGAAATGGTGGGGAACTCCCGGCATAGGGACAGGGAGAGTGGGGAAACCCCGGACAAGTGAAGGTAGCGTGGCTCTGCCCTCGGTAAGTTCTAGGCGCCCCCCATGCCCAAATGACAGAGCAGGAATATATAAGCAGCGCCAGGAGTGAGAGAACAAGCAGAGCTTCGAGACTGCGGAAGGGCTAGAACAAGTGACCGCACTGAGCAAGAGGAGAAGGAGGTTATGTAAGGAGGTTAAATATCAAATTCGACACTAAAGCTCAAAAATTCAGCTGAAAACATTTCAGTGCAGGAGAGGGGGGGTCTCCCTCCACACAGAGAGACTCGGGGACTTTAACAGCCTGGGGACCAGGGTGACATGGCAGCCAAAGAAGTCACTATGTGGGAGACATCATTTCCAGAGCCAGGAACTCGGGTCTGCCTTGACCGAGCTTCTTCCTGTCCCTAGGAACAAAATTGATGCCCATTGACTGGGAAATCATTGGCTAAATTTTAGCATATTAAATGTGGTGAGGCAGCAAAAtgcatagagcaccagacttggagtcaggaagacctgagttcaaatactgcctcctATActgctagctttgtgactgtgggcaaatcgcTTCGTCTCTCAGTAttcccatttgtaaaaagaggccaataatagtacctacttcacaggtcATTGATGTCATTCCATTTGTTCCATATAGCACACGTAAAGtattctgcaaaccttaaagctatatataagtactagctattattaatattaatactaGTACATCATAGAATTCAGAGGAGCACGGGAAGTCCTGTAGTAGCTGATGCAGAATAAAGACAACAGGATTAGGAGAATGATAATTCAAAGAAAGTAGCACCAGATATCCTCTTAACTCAAATGTAAGGACCAATCTTGGGATGAAAACATCCTTACCTCTTTGTAGAGAATGATGTCTGTTGGCGTAGACACAGGCACTGTGCCAGGGATCTCCTTTAACTGTTTTGCTTTGTTCAACAGAATATAGGAGGGTGAATCATGGGAAAGGAGTGCAGTgataaaaccccaaaacaagaattaaacaaaatccacataaaagagtaAAAGGTCTAGAATGTTAGAGACAggtaggtgatatagtggatagaatgctggacttggagactgtaagacttcagttcaaatctgccctcaggcaCTTACTTGGTCCTTTTTCCCTGACACCTGAGGCCTGTCCTTAAGGACCACAAAGACCCCAGTCCCTTCTACTATGggctttctcttatttttttttctccctccctcctttgtgCTTTCCTCTGGAGTTTTGGATTTTAGATCTCAGGCCTATTTTCcaccctcctctcttttctttgttaatattcaattttgtgaccttaggcaagtcatttaacctctacccTGCCCCAGTTTCTCAATATGTAAGTTGGgtataatgatagcacctatctcccagaattATTAAGTTAAGAGATAGTTGTAAATCTCTCAGATACATAGCTATgttaagggaaataatttaaaatgattgGAGTAAAAGACCAGGTATGTATTATCCAGCAGTAACTATGAAAGCTATCTAGTCCTTTAAACAAGTAGTTCAAAATCAGTGGATTGGATGAGATGTAATCAAGACCTACAAGCAAATGTTAATCTAGCATTTGACAACTTGTATAAATTGCAAGAAGTGAGATCCTAGTCAGGGTGAACTGCTTGGAACCTTGGAATgcaattttgaggaaaatagagCAATCTAACAAGGACCTGTGCTTCCATCAGTGTGATAATTTTCTCCATCAATGGAGATGGCATGCTTTGTTTCAAAGTTGTCTGAGatacagagagattaaattatcTGGTAACAAAACTaataaaggaaagaggaggaatttGAACCTAATTTGAGTTAAAGCCAAAcactatccattataccatagTGCCTCTGTGAAAATATATGCTTAGaaggtggttttttttccttgataGAGAATATGACAAAATTCCATGTTTGTGAGGAGGAACAAtagttacatttttttaatgtctttcagATTGGAGAGCTAGGCCTGAAACCATGAAGTCAGCTCTAAAGCTAAGTATTTTAGCACAAGAATCATTCCAAGAAAGAATTACAGGGAACAGTACCTGTATCTCCAAAATAGAAAAGACCTGGAAATCTGATGCCAAGAGgcggcagagccagaagaaacaTTTTCAGCAAGTAAAAGTCACCCCAAAGAAATCTCATAATAAACTAAGAGTCCAAGAATATAATAAGCTTGGCAGTAGCATCCATCGGGGGCTGAACATTTTTCTACAACAGAGAATATGTGTGGGAAAGAGTCTCTGTAAATATGATACACTTAAAAAGTACTTCAGACTATATACAGACTTAAGAAAATATAACAGAATCTGTGCAAAAAAGATATTTTCTAAGTATGATGAATATGGGAAATCTTTCAGGGATACTTCAGAAATCACTGAAAAACATAGACTGTATATTGGAGAAAAGCATTATCAAGGTAATGAATATGGGAAAAACTTCTACCAGCATATACTGCTTAGTCATCCTAATAGAATTCATACAGGAAAGAAGTTTTAtgaatgtagtgaatgtgggaaagcctttcgGTGGAAATCACGGCTTattaaacatcagagaattcatactggagagaaaccttatgaatgtattgaatgtgggaaggcctttcaACAGAGAGTACAACTTACCCAACATCAGACAGTTCATACTggaaagaaaccttatgaatgtaatgaatgtgggaaagcttttcGTTTAAACACAGGACTTATTCATCATCAAacaattcatactggagagaaatcttttaaatgtaatgaatgtgggaaggccttctcTGTAAGTACATATCTTACccagcatcagagaattcatactggagagaaaccttataaatgtaagaTTTGTGGGAAGGCCTTCCGCCTGAGTACAGGACTTACTCAACATAAAacaattcatactggagagaaaccttacaaatgtaatgaatgtgggaaggccttccgtCTAAGAACACAGCTTGCTGAACATCAGACcgttcatactggagagaagccttatgaatgtctTGAATGTGGGAAGACTTTTCGCTTGAACACAGGACTTACACAGCATCAGacaattcatactggagagaaaccttatgagtgcaatgaatgtggaaaggcctttAGCCAAAGAGCAGATCTTATTCGACATcatagaattcatactggagagaaaccttatgagtgtaatgaatgtgggaaggccttccgcTTGAGAACACAGCTTACTGAACATCAGAccattcatactggagaaaagccttatgaatgtattgaatgtgggaaagctttccgCCTGAGCACAGGTCTTACTCAACATCAGATagttcatactggagagaaaccttatgaatgtaaggaatgtgggaaagccttcagtcaAAGGGCAGAACTTACCCGACATCACAGAATTCATACAGGGGAGAAGATTTACAAATGTGATGAATGTGGCAAGGACTTCCGATGGAGCAGAGGACTTACGCTACATCGAAAAATTCATagtggagaaaaaccttatgaatgcaatgaatGCGGGAAGGCCTTCCCCCTGAGCTCATATCTCACTCAgcaccagagaattcacactggagagaaatgttataaatgtgACGAATGTGGAAAGGCCTTTCCCTTGAGCTCACAACTTACTCAgcaccagagaattcatactggagagaaaccttataaatgtaaagtTTGTGGGAAAGCCTTCCGCCTGAGCCAAGGACTTACTCAACATCAAACAATTCATACTGGTGAGAAACggtatgaatgtaatgaatgtgggaaaaccttTCGCCAAAGGACAGGACTTACTGAACATCAGACAAttcacactggtgagaaaccgTACGAATGTAGTGAATGTAGGAAGGCTTTTCGGCTGAGAGCACAACTCTCCCATCATCAGAAAATTCATACGGGTGAGAGACCTTTTGAATGTAACGAGTGTGGGAAGGCCTTTAACCACCGACCAGAACTTAAACGGCATAccagaattcatactggagaaaaaccgtatgagtgtaatgaatgtgggaatgCCTTTCGCCTTAGTACACACCTAACTCGACATAGGAGGATTCATACTGgcgagaaaccttatgaatgtaatgaatgtgttTTGTCATTCCGCTTAAAAACACAGCTTACtcaacatcagaaaattcatactggaAAGAAACTCTACGAATGCCATGATTAAAGGGAGACTTTTTTCCAAAACAAACATTACTCAATGTCAGCTCCTGTTGAAGACAGAAATCTAGTGAAAATGGTGATCATGGAAGCATGTCTAGCCAGAGTCCAAACCTAAAAGTCAGATCATTTATATTGGAAGGTCATATGAATTTTAGGAACATGAGGAATTTTACCCTAGCACTAATTAACTGAAAATGAGAGAACTCAGACTAAAGGAATGTCCTATAGATTGAGCAGGTTCCAGTGTATTTTTCAAAGCAGCTCTCCTaaaccctttctcccttcttgccTACCTTCCACAAACCCCACATGTACTGCATTAGACTTAATTTAATGGCAAAAGAATCACAATCTGACAGGCTCTCACTTCAATTTCATACCTTGGGACTCTGGAATTGTCAAGCATACTTTCCTCCTTTTTAGCCGTAAAAGAAGAGGTACTCTTGTTCTTTATAAATGTGGAAAGACAGCacaaaacagaatttaaatgTTCCAgcattcatactggagagaaatcttatgaataGAATCAACATGAAGATTTCAGGGCTattaatcactttaaaaataagtttttataaa encodes:
- the LOC123246224 gene encoding zinc finger protein 665-like codes for the protein YECIECGKAFQQRVQLTQHQTVHTGKKPYECNECGKAFRLNTGLIHHQTIHTGEKSFKCNECGKAFSVSTYLTQHQRIHTGEKPYKCKICGKAFRLSTGLTQHKTIHTGEKPYKCNECGKAFRLRTQLAEHQTVHTGEKPYECLECGKTFRLNTGLTQHQTIHTGEKPYECNECGKAFSQRADLIRHHRIHTGEKPYECNECGKAFRLRTQLTEHQTIHTGEKPYECIECGKAFRLSTGLTQHQIVHTGEKPYECKECGKAFSQRAELTRHRKIHSGEKPYECNECGKAFPLSSYLTQHQRIHTGEKCYKCDECGKAFPLSSQLTQHQRIHTGEKPYKCKVCGKAFRLSQGLTQHQTIHTGEKRYECNECGKTFRQRTGLTEHQTIHTGEKPYECSECRKAFRLRAQLSHHQKIHTGERPFECNECGKAFNHRPELKRHTRIHTGEKPYECNECGNAFRLSTHLTRHRRIHTGEKPYECNECVLSFRLKTQLTQHQKIHTGKKLYECHD